The Agarilytica rhodophyticola genome has a window encoding:
- the guaA gene encoding glutamine-hydrolyzing GMP synthase, with the protein MIHDIHAQRILILDFGSQYTQLIARRVREIGVYCEIRAFDMSEQEIREFAPKGIILAGSPESTQEEGSPRAPACVFELDVPVLGICYGMQTMAIQFGGKVQQSKVQEFGYAQVTVCEDSPLLHDMKDHVDAEGNALLDVWMSHGDKVTELPANFKLLAATPSCPIAGMFWPEKHFYGVQFHPEVTHTLQGKRLFEHFVLQLCNCDPLWTAANIAEDAIARVKEQVGTDKVLLGLSGGVDSSVVAALLHRAIGDQLTCVFVDNGLLRKDEGDQVMDMFAKNMGVKVIRADAEDLFLGKLVGISDPEQKRKIIGNTFIDVFDEEAAKLKDVNWLAQGTIYPDVIESAAAKTGKAHVIKSHHNVGGLPEDMAFKLVEPLRELFKDEVRKVGLELGLPYDMVYRHPFPGPGLGVRILGEVKKEYADILREADAIFIEELRNADWYQKTSQAFAVFLPVKSVGVVGDARRYEWVISLRAVETIDFMTARWAHLPYELLEKVSNRIINEISGVSRVAYDVSSKPPATIEWE; encoded by the coding sequence ATGATTCACGATATCCACGCACAGCGTATTCTTATTCTAGATTTTGGTTCTCAGTACACACAGTTAATCGCTCGCAGAGTGAGAGAGATTGGTGTCTATTGTGAAATTCGCGCCTTCGACATGAGTGAGCAAGAGATACGCGAGTTTGCACCCAAAGGCATTATATTGGCAGGCAGCCCTGAATCGACCCAAGAGGAAGGATCTCCTCGTGCACCTGCCTGTGTTTTCGAGCTGGATGTACCGGTGCTAGGTATTTGTTACGGCATGCAAACCATGGCAATCCAATTTGGCGGCAAAGTACAGCAATCAAAAGTGCAAGAGTTTGGCTATGCGCAGGTAACCGTCTGTGAAGATAGTCCCCTGCTGCATGATATGAAAGATCATGTAGATGCAGAAGGTAACGCACTGTTGGATGTGTGGATGAGTCATGGTGATAAGGTCACGGAGTTGCCCGCTAATTTTAAGTTACTGGCAGCAACACCTTCATGCCCGATAGCAGGTATGTTTTGGCCCGAAAAGCATTTTTACGGTGTTCAGTTTCACCCTGAAGTCACCCACACATTGCAAGGCAAAAGACTATTTGAGCATTTCGTTTTGCAGCTGTGTAACTGTGATCCACTGTGGACAGCGGCCAATATTGCTGAAGATGCGATCGCACGTGTCAAAGAGCAGGTAGGCACGGATAAGGTACTATTGGGGTTATCAGGTGGTGTCGATTCCTCTGTGGTTGCAGCTTTGCTACACCGTGCTATTGGCGACCAGCTGACCTGTGTGTTTGTGGATAACGGCTTACTGCGTAAAGACGAAGGCGATCAGGTCATGGATATGTTTGCCAAGAACATGGGAGTTAAGGTGATTCGTGCTGATGCTGAAGACCTGTTCCTGGGCAAACTTGTAGGCATTAGTGACCCTGAGCAAAAACGGAAAATTATTGGCAATACTTTTATCGATGTATTTGATGAAGAAGCGGCAAAACTCAAAGATGTTAACTGGCTGGCCCAAGGCACCATATATCCCGATGTGATCGAATCCGCCGCAGCCAAGACCGGTAAGGCTCATGTGATTAAATCCCATCACAATGTGGGTGGCTTACCCGAGGATATGGCTTTTAAATTAGTGGAGCCACTGCGCGAGCTATTTAAAGACGAAGTACGCAAAGTCGGACTTGAGTTAGGCTTGCCGTATGACATGGTATACCGTCATCCTTTTCCAGGCCCCGGACTTGGAGTCCGCATACTGGGAGAAGTGAAAAAGGAATATGCGGATATTTTGCGAGAAGCCGACGCCATCTTTATCGAAGAATTACGCAATGCCGACTGGTACCAAAAAACCAGCCAAGCCTTTGCCGTATTTCTCCCCGTTAAATCCGTAGGGGTAGTGGGCGACGCCCGCCGCTACGAATGGGTAATATCCTTAAGAGCAGTGGAAACCATTGACTTTATGACCGCTCGCTGGGCGCATCTACCTTATGAATTGCTGGAGAAGGTATCCAATCGCATTATCAATGAGATATCCGGCGTTTCTCGCGTCGCCTATGATGTTTCCAGCAAGCCCCCGGCGACGATTGAGTGGGAGTAG
- the guaB gene encoding IMP dehydrogenase, with amino-acid sequence MLRIAEEALTFDDILLVPGYSEVTAKDVSLKTQLTRGISLFVPVVSAAMDTVTESRLAIALAQDGGIGIIHKSMSIEAQAKEVLTVKKFEAGVVRDPITIDSSATINELIALTRKNNISGVPVMSEGNLVGIVTGRDVRFETNLDATVDSIMTPREKLVTVKEGASADDVRSLLHKHRIEKVLVVNDSFDLCGLITVKDINKAETYPMACKDEAGRLRVGASVGTSPDTDERVAALIEAGVDVLVVDTAHGHSRNVIERVRKIKQDYPNVQVIGGNIATGEAAKALAEAGADAVKVGIGPGSICTTRIVTGVGVPQISAISNVVKALEGTGIPVIADGGIRFSGDIAKAIVAGANCIMIGSMFAGTEEAPGEVELYQGRTYKAYRGMGSLGAMSKTQGSSDRYFQDSSQGMEKLVPEGIEGRVPYKGPLSAVVHQLMGGLRASMGYTGSADIDTMRTKPKFVRVTAAGMGESHVHDISITKEAPNYPVSGR; translated from the coding sequence ATGTTGAGGATTGCTGAGGAAGCTCTCACATTTGACGATATATTACTTGTCCCAGGATACTCAGAAGTAACTGCTAAAGATGTAAGCTTAAAGACGCAGCTTACTCGCGGTATTTCGCTCTTTGTCCCCGTCGTTTCTGCCGCCATGGATACGGTTACTGAATCGCGCTTAGCTATTGCCCTTGCTCAGGACGGTGGTATAGGCATCATTCATAAAAGTATGAGCATCGAAGCACAAGCCAAGGAAGTGTTAACCGTAAAGAAATTTGAAGCCGGTGTGGTTCGCGATCCCATTACTATCGACTCTAGTGCCACTATTAACGAGTTGATAGCTTTAACTCGGAAAAATAATATTTCCGGTGTTCCTGTCATGAGCGAAGGCAACTTAGTTGGCATAGTGACAGGGCGTGATGTGCGTTTTGAGACTAATCTTGACGCTACTGTTGATAGCATTATGACCCCTCGCGAAAAATTAGTGACAGTAAAAGAGGGGGCAAGTGCAGATGATGTGCGTTCGTTACTGCATAAACACCGTATTGAGAAGGTGTTAGTGGTTAATGATAGTTTTGATCTCTGTGGTTTGATTACAGTAAAAGACATTAATAAAGCTGAAACTTATCCAATGGCCTGTAAAGATGAAGCGGGCCGTCTTCGGGTTGGTGCTTCGGTAGGAACAAGTCCTGATACTGATGAGCGGGTCGCAGCTTTAATTGAGGCAGGTGTTGATGTGCTGGTAGTGGACACAGCCCATGGCCATTCCCGTAATGTTATAGAGCGGGTACGTAAAATTAAGCAAGATTACCCTAATGTGCAGGTCATAGGCGGTAACATTGCCACCGGCGAAGCGGCGAAAGCTCTAGCTGAGGCCGGTGCCGATGCGGTTAAGGTAGGTATTGGTCCTGGTTCAATTTGTACAACCCGTATTGTTACAGGGGTTGGTGTTCCTCAAATTTCAGCCATATCGAATGTTGTAAAAGCCCTAGAGGGCACAGGTATCCCAGTTATTGCCGATGGTGGCATACGTTTCTCAGGTGATATTGCTAAAGCAATCGTGGCAGGTGCCAATTGCATCATGATCGGCTCCATGTTTGCCGGAACAGAAGAAGCGCCAGGTGAAGTAGAGCTTTACCAAGGCCGTACCTACAAGGCCTACCGTGGTATGGGTTCTCTGGGCGCTATGTCGAAAACGCAGGGCTCCTCTGATCGCTACTTCCAAGACTCAAGCCAAGGTATGGAGAAACTTGTACCTGAGGGAATTGAGGGACGTGTGCCATATAAAGGCCCTCTTAGTGCCGTTGTCCATCAGCTTATGGGAGGACTGCGTGCCTCGATGGGCTATACCGGTTCTGCAGACATTGATACCATGAGAACTAAGCCGAAATTTGTAAGGGTGACCGCTGCGGGTATGGGAGAAAGCCACGTGCATGATATTAGTATCACCAAAGAAGCCCCCAACTATCCGGTTTCAGGCCGCTAA
- a CDS encoding gluconokinase, with product MSDFETDSLDSNKSNDGITAVIVAGVSGSGKSTIGHALAEALDWAFYDADAFHSPTAVAKMSAGEPLNDEDRLPWLSKLNTHLKAKPHAILACSALTEKYRQILCKDLACAFVWLNITPEEAERRVAARESHFMPASLVQSQFSLAELPKGALNVDATLPVDDIVTECIKALSLPVPA from the coding sequence ATGAGTGACTTCGAAACAGATTCATTGGACTCTAATAAAAGTAATGATGGCATCACCGCAGTTATTGTTGCTGGTGTTTCTGGCTCAGGAAAATCCACTATTGGTCATGCGCTTGCCGAAGCATTGGATTGGGCGTTTTATGATGCGGATGCGTTTCACTCCCCAACGGCAGTGGCAAAAATGAGTGCCGGTGAGCCATTAAACGATGAAGATCGACTTCCTTGGCTGTCTAAACTGAATACCCATTTAAAAGCTAAACCTCACGCAATACTTGCGTGTTCTGCACTGACCGAAAAGTATCGGCAGATTCTCTGTAAAGACCTGGCGTGTGCGTTTGTCTGGTTAAACATTACTCCTGAAGAAGCTGAGCGCCGAGTTGCGGCAAGAGAATCGCATTTTATGCCGGCTTCCTTGGTGCAAAGCCAATTTAGCTTGGCCGAATTGCCTAAAGGTGCCTTAAATGTGGATGCCACGTTACCGGTAGATGACATAGTGACAGAATGTATAAAGGCACTTTCTCTGCCTGTGCCGGCCTAG
- a CDS encoding DUF4332 domain-containing protein: protein MKVVNISELKIISAPIREKLIDFGITSLNELTTFHTSPKKCFELSSDSGIPIKELRWIINIALFSQIPGVGVNHSLMLIKIGIDSVEKLARCEADRVLFDMALYNESQAVLPILPSLLVINRWIKDAKAILEEQELTVSE from the coding sequence ATGAAAGTAGTTAATATATCGGAGCTGAAAATTATTAGCGCTCCGATCAGGGAGAAACTCATTGACTTTGGTATCACCTCTTTGAATGAACTCACCACTTTTCACACCTCCCCCAAAAAGTGTTTCGAGCTTTCCAGTGATAGTGGTATCCCAATTAAAGAGCTACGTTGGATTATCAATATAGCGCTTTTTAGCCAGATTCCGGGGGTTGGTGTTAACCACTCTCTTATGTTAATAAAGATCGGCATAGACAGTGTTGAAAAACTGGCAAGGTGTGAGGCCGACAGAGTGCTCTTTGATATGGCCTTATATAACGAGAGCCAAGCTGTGCTACCCATATTACCGAGCTTGTTGGTTATTAACCGTTGGATTAAAGATGCCAAAGCAATTCTTGAAGAGCAAGAGCTAACGGTCAGTGAATAG
- a CDS encoding mechanosensitive ion channel family protein has translation MNDIEGNVTSLVSESSQLVVAYGIKLILAIAVYVVGKWVVNVLVGALEKSLNSRGVDPTVASFTRNISYYALLTMVVIAALGQLGVQTASFVAIVGAAGLAIGFALQGSLANFASGVLLILFRPFKIGDFVEAGGTAGVVHEISIFSTILKTPDNKTVIVSNSAVMGGNIVNYSTEKERRVDITVGVSYSANLSEVKTVLQEIIDGEERILKERESTIAVAELADSSVNFVFRVWVETGNYWPVFFDLNEKIKVRLDEKNIEIPFPQMDVHLIK, from the coding sequence ATGAACGATATAGAGGGTAATGTTACATCGCTAGTGAGCGAGTCATCTCAACTGGTGGTTGCATATGGTATCAAGCTAATACTTGCTATAGCTGTGTATGTTGTCGGTAAGTGGGTAGTGAATGTCTTAGTCGGTGCTTTAGAAAAAAGTTTAAATAGCCGAGGGGTTGATCCGACAGTTGCCTCTTTCACGCGCAACATTAGTTATTATGCATTGTTAACTATGGTTGTGATTGCGGCATTGGGACAATTGGGAGTGCAAACGGCTTCTTTTGTTGCCATTGTTGGTGCTGCCGGACTTGCTATAGGCTTTGCCTTGCAAGGCTCTCTTGCTAATTTCGCCTCGGGTGTTTTATTGATACTGTTTCGCCCGTTCAAAATCGGCGATTTTGTTGAGGCGGGAGGAACCGCTGGTGTTGTTCATGAGATCTCTATTTTCTCTACAATATTAAAAACCCCAGATAACAAAACGGTGATTGTTTCTAATAGTGCTGTTATGGGCGGTAATATTGTTAATTATTCTACCGAAAAAGAACGTCGTGTTGATATTACAGTCGGGGTCAGTTACAGCGCTAACCTATCAGAAGTGAAAACGGTATTGCAGGAAATCATCGATGGGGAAGAGCGTATCTTGAAGGAGAGGGAAAGTACGATAGCGGTGGCTGAATTAGCTGATTCAAGTGTTAACTTTGTTTTTCGCGTATGGGTAGAAACTGGAAATTATTGGCCAGTGTTCTTTGATTTAAACGAGAAGATAAAAGTTCGTCTGGATGAAAAGAATATTGAAATACCTTTCCCTCAGATGGATGTACACCTTATAAAGTAA
- a CDS encoding OmpA family protein: MSLITSNRVSTSTKVSQYSRYALVSLAIGMGAPLSSYGQDNVSGFTVSPMVGRYFPAGNRALDDSTFVSLGLGYEFENNWAVEASYLTSEPEINGTSQEVDFDMLRLDGLYHFSDGNYRPYVVFGVGESEYDLNGLADVDDTIANVGVGIKYALNQYFGLRADVRLSHGMDSGESDYLAGIGAIFKFGQGAKKRTKPVVVEPKAEKDSDNDGVVDSRDACPNSAPGASVDARGCDIPVDSDRDGVVDSKDQCPDSQLGAKVDETGCYQVLKENISVALNVNFATNSDQVVSTSMEEIEKTAQFLKSYPLTTVVIEGHTDSQGAAEYNRNLSQRRAEAVAKILVDNYNVEQSRVTAVGYGEEKPLVDNSTPANRAKNRRVTAVVSASVEKVVK; this comes from the coding sequence GTGTCATTAATTACATCAAATAGAGTCAGTACATCTACTAAAGTATCTCAATATTCTCGTTATGCTTTAGTTTCATTGGCCATTGGTATGGGGGCCCCGCTGTCGAGTTATGGGCAAGATAATGTCTCCGGTTTTACGGTTTCACCAATGGTCGGTCGATATTTTCCTGCTGGGAATCGAGCACTTGATGACAGCACATTCGTGTCCCTTGGGCTTGGTTACGAATTTGAAAATAACTGGGCTGTTGAAGCAAGTTACTTAACATCCGAACCTGAAATTAACGGCACCAGCCAAGAAGTCGATTTTGATATGTTGCGCCTGGATGGTTTATATCATTTTAGTGACGGCAACTATCGTCCTTACGTAGTTTTTGGTGTGGGCGAAAGTGAATATGATTTAAATGGCTTGGCAGATGTGGACGATACTATTGCCAACGTCGGTGTGGGTATTAAATATGCCCTCAATCAATATTTTGGTTTGCGAGCCGATGTTCGTTTATCCCATGGTATGGATAGTGGAGAAAGTGATTACCTAGCAGGAATTGGGGCCATATTTAAGTTTGGCCAGGGGGCCAAGAAAAGAACTAAGCCCGTTGTGGTTGAGCCAAAAGCAGAAAAAGACTCTGATAATGACGGTGTTGTAGATAGCCGCGATGCTTGTCCTAACTCTGCTCCAGGAGCAAGTGTCGATGCTCGCGGTTGTGATATTCCCGTGGATTCTGATCGAGATGGAGTTGTAGATAGCAAAGATCAATGTCCAGATTCTCAACTGGGTGCGAAAGTCGACGAGACGGGTTGTTACCAAGTTTTAAAAGAAAATATTAGTGTTGCCCTCAATGTAAACTTTGCCACTAACTCTGACCAAGTGGTATCGACTTCAATGGAAGAGATAGAAAAAACAGCGCAATTCCTTAAGTCCTATCCTTTGACGACAGTTGTGATAGAAGGGCATACTGACAGTCAAGGTGCTGCAGAATACAACCGAAATTTATCTCAGCGCCGGGCAGAAGCTGTAGCAAAAATATTAGTGGATAACTATAACGTCGAGCAAAGCCGTGTTACTGCCGTCGGTTACGGAGAAGAGAAGCCTCTGGTAGATAACTCGACGCCTGCAAATCGTGCAAAAAACCGACGTGTCACTGCTGTAGTCAGTGCATCTGTGGAAAAAGTAGTCAAATAA
- a CDS encoding CHASE2 domain-containing protein has protein sequence MLAPRYFSLLLAMVLALFVSLIAYFSSLKDVDFELYDYAHHLNSYHVAEDVLIIEIDEQSIQELGAWPWSRSVHGRLLEQLTRVGIDHVAFDVIFSEQNTSDIEGDIAFSKAIVEHGGVVLPTFIGQLKDKGAVLEIPPAPLFYEANPAIGHVHIDCNRDSICRSVFLKEGVGQPYWPHISLALLEMQMQQQKQYPQPLPGARPQKVDNYSSKLIYRDYHNFILFPEPGQFYQTVSYLDIINGYFPAGHFDGVTAFVGSTVAGLGDEISTPTGLLPGVVANATIFQLLREDALIYKVPTWLNATITGIIGFIILVFLARLTPLYFLIGTIIALGICYLTMCLVLIHWRLWFPVAPLMLLLIIYYPLWGWFKTQLALNFLKKQLKKLNVESIGDGAILALFEKENEVGKKDHSLGVEVVTNTLRQLNNLTGTVEEQRFIVRNTLDKLQEAVILAEQNGEIRLANQMAKNVFKLLPNSNLKDLGNQVKLQVNQSQEQWFEYMARLLEEPDDCEIELRLLAEGEYDNDTILYCRFAVTEFTRPKDEKTKMFILTFTNITALKSTERSKMDTLNFLSHDLRAPMVSILALIANIKTGRNTDSSEANLERIQAYAEKNLSYSESILQLSRAEGISAGKFNFIDLHAVLDAAYYSVVDYAAANDINIKIEREDNDFWVLGDGDLLERAIQNLLTNAIKYSFSRNDIILRICSEGANIQIKVIDYGVGINEKDSRLIFDRYKRGGAVHDQPGAGLGLYFIKTVMKKHSGTINIDSVVGEGSCFTLTLPRAHEV, from the coding sequence ATGTTAGCGCCGCGCTACTTTTCTTTATTGCTGGCAATGGTGTTAGCATTATTTGTAAGTCTTATCGCTTACTTTTCGTCGTTAAAAGATGTTGACTTTGAACTATACGACTATGCCCATCACTTAAATAGTTATCATGTCGCGGAAGATGTTTTAATTATTGAAATTGACGAGCAAAGTATTCAGGAGTTGGGTGCATGGCCATGGTCGCGCAGTGTCCATGGACGACTATTAGAACAGCTTACCCGTGTAGGAATTGATCATGTAGCCTTCGATGTTATTTTTTCTGAGCAAAATACTTCCGATATAGAAGGGGATATTGCCTTTTCTAAGGCTATCGTGGAGCATGGCGGTGTTGTGCTTCCCACCTTTATTGGACAATTAAAAGATAAAGGTGCAGTGTTAGAAATACCTCCAGCGCCATTATTTTATGAAGCCAACCCTGCTATTGGCCATGTCCATATCGACTGTAATCGAGACAGTATTTGCCGCTCTGTTTTTTTAAAAGAGGGCGTTGGTCAACCTTATTGGCCTCATATTTCATTAGCATTACTTGAAATGCAGATGCAGCAGCAAAAACAATATCCCCAACCGTTGCCAGGTGCTCGGCCACAAAAAGTCGATAATTATTCATCTAAATTAATTTATCGAGATTACCATAATTTTATTCTTTTCCCTGAGCCTGGACAGTTTTATCAAACGGTATCTTACCTCGATATTATTAATGGCTATTTTCCGGCAGGGCACTTTGACGGTGTGACTGCTTTTGTTGGTTCTACCGTTGCAGGTTTAGGTGATGAAATATCAACTCCAACGGGGTTGTTACCGGGCGTTGTTGCCAATGCCACCATATTTCAATTACTGCGAGAGGATGCTTTAATCTATAAAGTTCCCACGTGGTTGAACGCTACGATCACCGGTATTATTGGGTTTATCATCCTTGTTTTTCTTGCCAGGCTGACGCCTTTGTATTTTCTTATTGGCACTATCATCGCGCTTGGCATATGTTATTTGACTATGTGCTTGGTGCTTATTCATTGGCGTCTATGGTTCCCTGTTGCCCCCTTGATGTTGTTACTCATTATTTATTACCCCCTATGGGGGTGGTTTAAGACGCAGTTGGCATTAAATTTTTTAAAGAAGCAGCTCAAAAAGTTAAACGTGGAATCTATTGGAGACGGTGCCATATTAGCTCTTTTTGAAAAGGAAAATGAAGTTGGCAAAAAAGATCATTCACTCGGTGTAGAAGTTGTTACCAACACTTTACGGCAGCTAAATAACCTAACAGGAACAGTGGAAGAGCAGCGTTTTATTGTAAGAAATACTCTAGATAAGCTGCAAGAAGCTGTCATTTTAGCTGAGCAAAATGGTGAGATTCGACTTGCCAATCAAATGGCAAAAAATGTATTTAAATTATTGCCCAATAGTAATTTGAAGGATTTGGGAAACCAAGTAAAGTTACAAGTTAACCAAAGCCAAGAGCAATGGTTCGAATACATGGCCCGTTTACTGGAAGAGCCTGATGATTGTGAAATAGAGCTTAGATTATTGGCCGAAGGAGAGTATGACAATGACACTATACTTTATTGCCGCTTTGCGGTAACCGAATTCACTCGCCCGAAAGATGAAAAAACAAAAATGTTCATTCTGACTTTCACTAATATTACTGCGCTTAAAAGCACTGAACGCTCGAAGATGGATACCTTAAATTTTCTATCGCATGACTTACGTGCGCCAATGGTATCCATTCTTGCTCTTATTGCCAATATCAAAACTGGCCGTAACACCGACTCAAGTGAAGCAAACCTCGAAAGAATTCAGGCATATGCAGAAAAAAACCTTAGTTATTCTGAGAGTATTTTGCAGCTCAGTAGAGCCGAAGGTATTAGTGCTGGCAAGTTTAATTTTATTGACTTGCATGCTGTTTTAGACGCCGCTTATTACAGTGTTGTAGACTATGCCGCTGCCAATGATATTAATATTAAAATAGAACGTGAAGACAATGACTTCTGGGTGCTAGGTGATGGTGACCTGCTGGAAAGAGCTATTCAAAACCTTTTAACTAATGCCATCAAATATAGTTTTTCTCGCAACGATATTATTTTGAGAATCTGCTCTGAAGGAGCAAATATACAAATAAAAGTTATTGATTATGGGGTTGGTATTAACGAAAAAGATTCGCGTTTAATCTTTGACAGGTATAAGCGCGGTGGCGCTGTGCATGACCAACCTGGCGCAGGTCTTGGCCTCTATTTTATTAAAACCGTTATGAAAAAACATTCGGGTACGATAAATATTGACAGCGTCGTGGGCGAAGGGAGTTGTTTTACTTTAACATTACCTCGAGCTCATGAGGTTTAG
- a CDS encoding FecR domain-containing protein, whose translation MKRWLSFVITLSFFLMADNVLAVDWTYTVRKGETLWGLCKKYTKVANCWLRIGPYNQVEYPRSLAPGTRIRFPVEWLIEAPAPVTIVYLKGSATKVNTDGSVTPLNNGDTLTIGTSLKVDDDSLVVLGFADKSVMTVDAGSELTFDVLSSHGAEGMVDTRIHLKRGAVQTRVLKHTQENRFEVTTPSSVAAVRGTDFRVTSLVGKETATRNAVFDGAVAVSQGKQEKLLPRGKGILAKQGKSLSQVIDLLPPTQVLNQTGEGRIPFDLRWQALEGAESYRLEITSDNSKETLVKNLSETHFTFDDQANGCYTFRISGVDSYSFQGMPAEFTSCLKSMLSAPADIRQQSMSKNTIQFNWSQVEQAIKYRVEISLFEDFNSIMMSKTVDDTYFELPLRYPDTRFVRIVAIDNNGDESIPSASSTLVKTQPPAEKNTLGSIFLIVVLFAIFV comes from the coding sequence ATGAAACGATGGCTATCGTTCGTAATAACTTTGTCTTTTTTTCTCATGGCTGACAACGTGCTGGCTGTCGATTGGACCTACACCGTTCGTAAAGGTGAAACCTTATGGGGCTTGTGTAAGAAGTACACGAAGGTTGCAAACTGCTGGTTGCGAATTGGGCCTTACAACCAAGTCGAATATCCTCGTAGTCTTGCACCTGGAACGCGCATACGTTTTCCTGTCGAGTGGCTAATCGAAGCACCTGCACCGGTAACTATCGTTTATTTAAAAGGCTCCGCGACAAAAGTTAATACTGACGGGAGTGTTACACCACTTAATAATGGTGATACCTTAACGATAGGTACATCCTTAAAAGTTGATGATGATAGCTTAGTTGTATTGGGTTTCGCGGATAAGTCGGTCATGACCGTTGATGCTGGCAGCGAACTTACCTTCGATGTTTTATCTAGTCACGGTGCTGAAGGCATGGTGGATACGCGTATCCATTTAAAGCGGGGGGCTGTGCAGACGCGTGTGTTAAAACACACACAAGAAAATAGATTTGAAGTCACAACACCGTCTTCTGTGGCTGCCGTTAGGGGAACAGATTTTCGTGTTACTAGTCTTGTGGGGAAAGAAACCGCCACACGCAACGCAGTATTTGATGGCGCTGTGGCGGTCTCTCAAGGCAAACAAGAAAAGCTATTGCCTAGGGGTAAAGGTATTTTGGCAAAACAAGGGAAGTCACTAAGTCAGGTGATAGATTTATTACCACCTACCCAGGTGCTTAATCAAACCGGCGAGGGACGAATACCATTTGACTTGCGTTGGCAGGCTTTAGAGGGGGCTGAGAGTTACCGCCTAGAAATAACGTCGGATAATAGCAAGGAAACACTAGTAAAAAACCTATCTGAAACCCATTTTACTTTTGATGATCAAGCTAACGGCTGTTATACCTTTCGTATAAGTGGCGTTGACAGCTATTCTTTTCAGGGGATGCCTGCTGAGTTTACATCTTGTCTGAAATCGATGCTATCGGCACCTGCGGATATTCGCCAACAATCAATGTCTAAAAATACGATTCAATTCAATTGGTCACAAGTAGAACAGGCTATTAAATATCGCGTTGAAATATCATTGTTTGAAGACTTTAATAGTATCATGATGTCTAAAACTGTAGACGACACATATTTCGAATTACCGTTGCGATACCCTGATACCCGTTTTGTTCGGATTGTTGCAATTGATAATAATGGTGATGAAAGCATCCCTAGTGCAAGCAGTACATTAGTAAAAACTCAGCCGCCAGCAGAAAAAAATACGCTGGGGTCTATTTTTCTAATCGTGGTACTTTTTGCTATTTTCGTATAA
- a CDS encoding response regulator transcription factor, which translates to MKISVLEDDDAQAELMSQWLTDAGHEINHSANCKQFIESFALFNPDLAILDWELPDGTGVEVLETIRQRFDSHIPILFTTQRDSEEDIVNALKNGADDYLIKPLRLREFSARLAALGRRAGIKNDSDLITEGPFVIDTKAEIVMRDGEPVKLTQKDYAVTVCLFKNLGKALSREYLLKDVWGVNAGLDTRTVDMHVSRVRRALKIGPENGFIIKTIYQHGYRLEKISNS; encoded by the coding sequence GTGAAAATATCTGTACTCGAAGACGATGATGCCCAAGCAGAGTTAATGAGCCAATGGTTGACTGATGCAGGACACGAGATCAATCATAGTGCTAACTGCAAACAATTTATTGAGTCATTTGCTCTGTTTAATCCAGACTTAGCAATACTCGATTGGGAATTGCCTGACGGTACAGGTGTTGAAGTGCTTGAAACCATTCGTCAGCGGTTTGATAGCCATATTCCTATACTGTTTACAACGCAGCGTGATTCAGAAGAAGACATTGTTAATGCCTTGAAAAATGGGGCAGATGATTACCTGATTAAGCCTTTGCGCTTGCGCGAGTTTTCTGCGCGCTTAGCAGCGCTGGGACGTCGCGCAGGAATTAAAAACGATAGTGATCTAATTACAGAAGGGCCTTTTGTAATCGATACGAAAGCCGAAATTGTTATGCGTGACGGCGAACCGGTAAAACTTACGCAAAAAGATTACGCGGTAACAGTTTGTTTATTTAAAAACCTTGGCAAAGCTCTTTCTAGGGAATATTTACTTAAGGATGTATGGGGAGTAAACGCAGGGCTTGATACGCGCACAGTCGACATGCATGTTAGTCGTGTCAGGCGCGCATTAAAAATTGGCCCAGAAAATGGCTTTATCATAAAAACAATTTATCAGCATGGCTATCGCTTGGAAAAGATTAGTAATTCTTAG